The genomic window CACATCTGCAAGGAAGGTGTCTGCTGAGAGCCCCCTGGGCGTGCGCTGGGTTAATTGGGCATGAGTCAGAGTCACAGGTTGGCGATGCGCCCTCGAAGGGCTGGTGGCCGAGTCCTCGCAGTGTGGGGTCCCCACAGCAGCCAAGAACTTGGTACAACTTGTGGGGTGCCCTGGGCACACTTGCGCAACCCAAAAATCTCTCCATCCTACGTGGGATGAGGAGACCCGGTGCCTGAAGGTGATGTGGGGTGCTGAGCCTGAATGGTTGCTTGGAAGGTGCAGTGGAGCAAAAAGATCCTCCCTAAGTGGATAAGAAAACTAAATCCTGACTCCACAGGACGCAGAGTCTCCTTGGGAGGTGGCCaaggtgcaggagcagcccctgagCTCCTCCAAGACCTGGGCATGGTCCTGGGCTTCGTGTCCTTGCCCTTGGGTATTCACGGTGGGTTTTGGTGATTCCCTAGCACACCAGTCCTTGTATCCAGGATGGGGGGACCCTGAGGGCTCTGCTCCCGACTGGGAGCCCTCAGCTGGCAGTGACAGGCAGGCAAACCCCACCGGGACCCTGTTTTGGTGCCCTTCTCCTCTTTTGCCCTTCTCTAACATCAAGCAGCATCCCTGCACCAAAACCCCAGACACACTTCCAGCTGGAAACGGGCCAGCAAGGGAAACGTCAACTTGGGAACATGCCAGAAAAGGATGAAGCTTGCAAGAAGAGCTTGAATTGCTCCTTGGGGACGCAGGGGATGCTGACGGGTATCAGAGGGGTCCCAGCACATCCCAAAGATGTTCCCCATGAGCTGCCCTTACCTGTAGGTGACGGCCTGCAGGGCTCGGCAGTAGCAGCTGGCCAGCCAGAGCGAGCGGTCGGTCAGCACGTTGGGGCAGTGCGAGATGCGGAGGATGAGCAGGTTGCTGCCCGTGGCCTTCAGCAGGGACTCCAGCCCCGCTTCCAGGCAGCCCCTGCGGGGAACGGAGGCAGGATCAGGCACGGGGAACCCTGCTCACGCTCCCTGCAACCACCCCCGGTGGGTTAGATCCCCTTGGGGTTGGATGCTGGGTCCCAAAACCCACGGCAGGAGCCAGGGAGTGATGAAAGTCCATGAGTGGAAACGGGTCATCGGTGCTCGTGGagcatcaccatccctgggagggtgctgggggggtgcccGGTGCCACGGGGAACTCACCGCGTGCTCTTCATGTAGTCCTCCTTGCTCTCCTTCTTCCCCCGCTGGCGTGGCTTGAGGTTTTGGAGGGTGAGGGAGTGCATCTGGGTGCACCACTGGGACAACATGGCCAGGAACTGGGGGACAGGGGTGGCTGTCACTGGCGGGGGGACTTTGAGTGATGTCCCGTGCCACCCAGCCTTGGCTATCCGGGGCAGGTCTGTGCACACCCCAccgcacacacgcacacacacaaaatcctttttttcatGCACAAACATAGCCAGAATGATGTGAAAATGCACGTGCAGGAGCGAATGCGTGTGTGTGCCCTCACCCCCGTCCCCGTACCTTGGAGGAGACCCTGGCGTTCTCCAGCAGCACCCGCGTCCACACGGCCGGGTGCCGGGCCACGAATTTCCAGTCCTTGCACacctcggccgcccgcagcagGGTCTTGGTGTCCAGGTAGGTGAAGATGCAGAAGAGCGCTGCCCTCATCTTGAGGATTTCGGGGCTGATCACCTCGCTGGAgtgcccggggctgcccctctCCAGCCGGCCCCCCTTGCACATAGCCCCCTCGGACCTGGCTGTGGGACGCGTGCCGTCAGTGCCACCAGCAAGATGGGGAAGGGATGCTCCTTTCGGAGACGGGGGAGAGGAAAGAGGCCACCCAAAACCTCCACGCACCACGGTGGTGGCATCCCCGTCCCCCACTTTGCTCCCTCCCCATCCTCGAGCCCCCCAGCGCAGTCTCACCAGTCAGCCTGCAGCTGCCGGGGTGCCGGGACGCGGCGATGCCGGGCACCTCTGGATCCCAACCCTCAGCCTCCGACTCGGTGGTTCGGGACCCTACATCGGAGACGTCCCCCTCCTCGCCCTCGGTGCTGTTGCGGTAGGGCCGGCGGTGCCAATTTTGGATGGCTTGGCGccgcagccccgagccccggccGCCGTCCCGCGCCGCGTAGGGGTGCCCGTCGGCGGTGTCGTCGGTGGGACACGGCTCCGCGCTGTCGCTGTCGTAGCAGCCAGAGCTCTGAGACACCGCTTTCGCCCTGCTCGAGGCCCTGGGGGGATGGAGGTGTCCAACCTCAGGTCCTGCCACAGGAATCTCCTTCCCGTGGGCACCTCCTGTCCCATTAAAATCCCAAATGGGCGCACTCACccggtgctggaggaggagcgCTGGTTGGGGATGGCGTAGGGGCCGTGCACGGCTGGCCCTGGTCCTGGGTGCCGCTCTCTCTGTGGGGAGAGGGGACGTGAGGAGCCAACGTGGAGAAACCCATCGGATGTGGGAATACAGGTAGACATCCCCCATCACCACCGATATTTTGGGTCATGCCCACACGGGATGCAGAATTACACCCCCAGCATCATCCCCGCACCTCACCCACCCTCATGGCACCCGGACACCAACCAAAACCCTTTGGGAACCCCCCCGCCAGGGTCACCCACATCCCAAAAGggtgtccccacgtccccactCAACCCTTTTGCAGCCACCCGAGAAACCACGCGAGCTCTCGTTCCCAAATATGTGGGGTGCCCGTGCCTGTGCCCGTGCCGGTACCGGTCGGCCGATGGCCTTGGCGCCCGGCGTGCCGCAGCGACCCAGGCTGCCGTTCGGGGTGGTGCCGCAGCTGCTGCTGATGATCTGGAGCTGCTTCTCGGCACGGTCCGCCCGGTCCAGCAGCTCCTCGATGAAGTGCTGGAGGCGCACCTTGGCGTTGGCCTCGCGGGCGGCCGTCTCCTTCAGGAACTGGTCGAtctgcagcacctccctgtgcggaggggggacagggggaggtGGCAGCTGGGCAGGGATGCTCGTGCGCATCCCCGGTCCATCATCAGCCTCGTTTTGGGGGGTCTCCCAGCACGGATGGTTCCACATTTGGGATCAATGGGGATGCAGGATGGATGCAGCCACCTATTTTTGGTGGGGACGGTGTCTCCAGCACCTTTTCTGGAAGGCACCCTCGCTGCCAGGACTGGGGTCAGGCCCCCGGgcatggcagagcagagggaggaggaTGATGATGCTGAAGGATTACGGAGGAGCAGATTTAAAGGAATGAACCCAAGGACAGCCTGAACACTTAAACCCCACTCAGCTCCATATCCCATATCACCTTCAGCTCCTTCATTAATGTATTAATTAACAGTTCAGAGCCTTGAGCCTCTGGATGCGTCCTGGCAAGGGGTTTGCTGTGCTGAGGCACCACGATGTTGTCCCCGACACTCAGCGTGCACGGTGACCTGCTCTCACCCCACACCTGCGTGAACCCAGGCACTCACACCACTGCTGACTTCATCCGATTCCCCAAAAATGCGTGTGGATACGCACAGGCACACTCAGCCTTCACAGCCCCACGAGCACGCGTGTCCCATAAAAACGTGCATGGGGCACGCTGCCCTCACATCCCTGCAAATGCGCCCGTCCCATGAATTCACGCTTGCACACCCAGGCACTCACACCCCACGCCCACCCACAGGAGCATCACACCCACGTGCAGAGCCGCTCTTACGTGCCAAAGCACCATGGaaacgcaaaaaaaaaaaaaaaaaaaagaaaaagcagcctggtacacacacacacacagcgtGCACACCCGTGAGCACGCTCACCCAGACACACCCAGCTGCGTGCACACCGATCGCTCCCCgaaatccccccaaaaatatGCACAGATGATGGTGCACACACGGATACACACTCAGAAAACCACTCTCACACTGACAGCTGCACAAccacagctctgtgctcctgccctgtgcaCACCCAGCCTTGCACACCCGGCTGCACGCATGCCCTGGAGcgcaaaggggaaggagagggaggaggaggcagcccaCAGCGATGCCATTCATGCTGTCGGTTATTACTGCCCTTTAATTACCAACTAATTGCCCCCAATCCTGCCATTTGCAGCGGGAGCTCACCGGCAATAATTTGGGAAGGCTCCCGGCGAGGGATCCCTGAGATTTGGAAGGCAAATGGGGCGCTGGCACGCGGCCGGCGGCGTAAGGGGATGCTGATGGTTATCTCCTGCCTCTCTCATTCCCGTGGACCGAGTGGAAAAACTCCCCTGGCAAAGCCAACGGAGCCGAGGTGCCAAAAGCCTCCCCGTGCCCATGGCTGCAGGGAACAAACGTCACCGGCCACGGCTCTTGGGTGTCACCAGGCACAGGGGCTGGGTGCAGGTTAGCCTGCAACCTCCACACCTTGTGGCTGATGAAGCCTGActggaaatattaatttaagCTGGGAGGGGCGTGGAGAATCATAAAAATGgcaacacagatttttatttttttttgctatgaattccttttttccccctgcttttCACAGGGGCTTCTGTGAACCCCAGCAAACCATGACGAGTGATGATGCCAAGGGTCTCGCGCAAAAGGGTTTGGTGACAGCGTTGGGCTCATCCCCGGGGCTgctgtccccccaccccaccgCAAGGAGGAGGAACAAAGGACTCACTGCTGCTTGCGGGTGagctcctgctccttctgcaCCAGGTCCTGCTTGAGGGACGCCAGCATCTCCACGCTGACGTCCACCTGGCGGGACAGCTCAGACgcccggtcctccagctcctgcttctcGCGGCTGAGCCGCAGGCTCTCCTGCTTGGCTTTCTCCAGCTCCGAGCTCTTACGGTCCAGCTCCACCTGGAGCCGGCCGACCTGCGAGGCAATCTTCTGCTCCACCTCCTCCGTCAGCTTCTCCAGCCGCTTGTCCACCTCCAGCTTCTCGAAGGCGCGGATTTTCAGCCGGGCCAACCCTTCCTCGTAGGCAGCGTCCATCGCGGCCGGCGGCGTGGGGGCCGGCGCCACGGCTTTGCCCCGGGTGAAGATCTCGGTCAGGGGGATTTCGATCTCGTGGACATAgcgaggagagggggaggaggacGGGGCCGGCTCCAGCTCCTCGGCGGGGACGAGGTCGCAGGAGAAGCGCTGCTCCTTGCCTTGGAAGGAGGTGCTCTCAAAATAGTCCCGCCGGGCGGCCGGCGTCAGCAGTGCCCCGTCGGCGGCCAGGGGGAAGACGGCGGCATCGCAGATGCTGTTGGTCTTGGAGAGGACGTAGAGGGTCTCATAGGTGTGGTTGTACTCCAGGTGAGCCCGCAGCGAGGAGAGGCTGCGGAAACGTTTGTGCTCCCCGCAGCGCGGACACCGGTAGGGAAGGTCCAGCGAGGCCATCCCTCAGCTACGCGCCCCGACGCAGGGGAACCGTGCGGCCCTGCTCATGGCGCGGGGCAGACGGATGGGAGGCGCGTAGGATGGGTCGGGGAAGCCCGGATGGTGGGGCCACAACTCCACTGGGACATGGTGGGGTGGGAGCCCTGGGGTGGGAGAAGGGGTCCGGCAAGTCCTGGGGGGGGCGTCAGCATCAggtggtgctgggtgctggaaGAGAGAGGGGGGTTAGTGACACGGGGACGGCCAGGCCCCAAAAAGTCCTTCTCTGGTCCTTCTTCTTGGCACAACCTTTGGGAAGACCCACAAGCCTTGGGGGTGTGATCAACCTCCTCTTGGGAAAGGTCTGAAAGCCTTGGGAAGGTTCACAGCCCTCGGGAAGGTCCATAAACCTTGGGAAGGTCCACAGCTCTTGGGAATGTCTGCAACCCCTGGGAAGGTCCACAACAATTGGGAAGATCCACAACTGTTGTTGGGAAGATCCACAACCCTTGGGAAGATCCACAACCCTTGGGAGGATCTACAACCCTTGGGAAGATCCAAAGACCTTGGGAAAGATCCATGACCCTTGGGAAGATCCACCACCCTTGGGAAGGTCCACACCCCTTGGGAAGACCTACAACCCTTGGGAAGATCCACAACTCTTGTTGGGAAGATTCATGACCCTTGGGGTGGTCCACAACAATTTGGGAGGTGCACAATCCTAAGGGAGGCTCCCAGCCATAGGGCAGGTGGACAACCCATGGGGTATCTCTGTCCATCAGCCCTGAGCTTGCTGTAGGGGGATGTCCCGTGCGCTTTCCTGCACAAACACCATGCAAGGGGCCTCTGTGGTGCCAGGGGTCTCCAgcccaagcaccacgtccccaagcaccacgtccaaacCTTCCTTGAACAACCCCAGGGACGGggatgccaccacctccctgccaCCCCATCCCTACACCCGACCACCCTATCTGAGAAGAAGGTGTGTGGGGTCACCTTGTGGCTCCACGCACCTCAGGATCCTGCTCCCCATGAGGTTTTTTTGACCCCAGGGCTGTGGGACCCTCGAATAGAGGACAAGCTGGTCCCCACGTCGTGTTTCCATGGGGTCCTGCTTTATCCCCTGCTCACAAACCCTACAAGGTATCGGGGGAAGCAAAACCCTCGGGGAACGGGGCAGGCCAGAGGAAACCGCGCCGTTTCCCGCGCAGGGCCGGGAGCACCCAGctatctcctcctcctctctcgAGGAATttggtttaattattttagGTTGGCTCCGTGCATCCAGCCGCTGGCTGGGCACGGGATtccagcttgaaaaaaaaaaacaccaaaaaaacaaaaaaaccaccatgtTTCTGCCCCAAAAGAGACGCCGTGGCTGTTCCCCTCCCCAGAGCACCgagggcacccatgggtgggagCAGCCTTGGCTCACCCCTCTGCAAGAGGGCAATGCCCTGCACCCTAAAACCCCTCTGAGCCCTTTTGCACCCCAAAACCACGGACCTTCAAGAGGGCTAAATCACCGCTGaaccctcctcctccacccagGGGGCTCAGAGCCACCAATAACCCCTGGAGCTCAGCGCACACctcaaaaccctttttttttttagggaaaaattactaagggaaaaaaaaaaatccatgcagagaatactaataaaaaaagaacacagatgTGCTGGGTGGATTTACGGGGCTGCCTGGCTCCTCCCGAAGCCGTCTGCTGGCCGGGTTTGTATTTTGGGGTAGTTACAAAACGCATCCATCCTCTCCCCTTCACCCCTCCTGGCTCAGCGCCGGCAGCACAAAGCAGGGCCGGGAGCTCTGGGTTTCCAtcgggtgccggggggggggatgaTAAAGCGCTTTTCAGTTGTAGGGCCGTAGGGCCACGGCATCGTGCTGCTGATATTTCAGGCCTGGATCCCTGCCCGCATCTCTTGGGGTCCCCGATTTGGGATTTTCCAGCCCTAAGCCAGGGCAGGATGCGACCCAGGCGGGTGCGATGCCCACAGCGCCTCGCCCCTCGTCCTGGGTAAAGCCCTAGCTCTGAAAAAACCTCTCCTGGCTCCTTCCCCTCAATAGGGACCAGGATTTAGGGTTTGATGCCACCCTACAAGCCCGCAGCATCCCGAGCCCGGCAGCGCTCGTGGCCACCGGGagattgcagcagcagcagcaaaacccaTCCCTGGGCTGCTACCTCCGATCCATCATGGATCCTTTCTTCGCATTGTTTggctatttttaataaaaaaaaataataaaaattcccccccacccaccgcaataaaataaaattaaataaaatacgGAATTATCAGCAGGCTCCaggggggggcggtggggaaGGAGGGTGCCGGTCCCCATCCTtccccagctgggagctgcagtgaCAGCACGGGGGGGTGCAGGGCAGCCGGGCCCCCCCGGATCAGGGCACAGCGGGTCCCCTTTTGCCCCCCCCATGGCATCAGCTTTGTCCCCAAAACCGgcggcagcccccccccagccatcAGCATCCCTCCTACCTGCTCCTCGCTCCTGCGGCCAGGGCAGCATCTCCGCCGCTTCCCCGTCCCCACCGAGCCTCCgggggggagcagaggaagggaaggggggggggctccgagaGCTCCCACCCGCCCCGGTGCACAAAGGAGGAGGCTTCAGGGCTTGGTCggggaggtgggaggagagCTGAGGGTTCCCGGCCCCTCGGGCAGCAGCCGGCTCCCTGCGGCCGGCAGCTCCATGGAGAGCCCTGGGGAagggcagaagggaaggggga from Anas acuta chromosome 4, bAnaAcu1.1, whole genome shotgun sequence includes these protein-coding regions:
- the FBXO41 gene encoding F-box only protein 41 isoform X4, with translation MASLDLPYRCPRCGEHKRFRSLSSLRAHLEYNHTYETLYVLSKTNSICDAAVFPLAADGALLTPAARRDYFESTSFQGKEQRFSCDLVPAEELEPAPSSSPSPRYVHEIEIPLTEIFTRGKAVAPAPTPPAAMDAAYEEGLARLKIRAFEKLEVDKRLEKLTEEVEQKIASQVGRLQVELDRKSSELEKAKQESLRLSREKQELEDRASELSRQVDVSVEMLASLKQDLVQKEQELTRKQQEVLQIDQFLKETAAREANAKVRLQHFIEELLDRADRAEKQLQIISSSCGTTPNGSLGRCGTPGAKAIGRPRERHPGPGPAVHGPYAIPNQRSSSSTGASSRAKAVSQSSGCYDSDSAEPCPTDDTADGHPYAARDGGRGSGLRRQAIQNWHRRPYRNSTEGEEGDVSDVGSRTTESEAEGWDPEVPGIAASRHPGSCRLTARSEGAMCKGGRLERGSPGHSSEVISPEILKMRAALFCIFTYLDTKTLLRAAEVCKDWKFVARHPAVWTRVLLENARVSSKFLAMLSQWCTQMHSLTLQNLKPRQRGKKESKEDYMKSTRGCLEAGLESLLKATGSNLLILRISHCPNVLTDRSLWLASCYCRALQAVTYRSSTDPVGHEVIWALGAGCRDIISLQVAPLHPCQQPTRFSNRCLQMIGRCWPHLRALGIGGAGCGVQGLASLARNCMRLQVLELDHVAEINQEVAAEMCREGLKGLEMLVLTSTPVTPKALLHFNSVCRNLKSIVVQVGIVDYFKEPHSPEAKKMFEEMVNKLQALRKRPGFSKILHIKVEGGC
- the FBXO41 gene encoding F-box only protein 41 isoform X3 is translated as MASLDLPYRCPRCGEHKRFRSLSSLRAHLEYNHTYETLYVLSKTNSICDAAVFPLAADGALLTPAARRDYFESTSFQGKEQRFSCDLVPAEELEPAPSSSPSPRYVHEIEIPLTEIFTRGKAVAPAPTPPAAMDAAYEEGLARLKIRAFEKLEVDKRLEKLTEEVEQKIASQVGRLQVELDRKSSELEKAKQESLRLSREKQELEDRASELSRQVDVSVEMLASLKQDLVQKEQELTRKQQEVLQIDQFLKETAAREANAKVRLQHFIEELLDRADRAEKQLQIISSSCGTTPNGSLGRCGTPGAKAIGRPVPARAQRERHPGPGPAVHGPYAIPNQRSSSSTGASSRAKAVSQSSGCYDSDSAEPCPTDDTADGHPYAARDGGRGSGLRRQAIQNWHRRPYRNSTEGEEGDVSDVGSRTTESEAEGWDPEVPGIAASRHPGSCRLTARSEGAMCKGGRLERGSPGHSSEVISPEILKMRAALFCIFTYLDTKTLLRAAEVCKDWKFVARHPAVWTRVLLENARVSSKFLAMLSQWCTQMHSLTLQNLKPRQRGKKESKEDYMKSTRGCLEAGLESLLKATGSNLLILRISHCPNVLTDRSLWLASCYCRALQAVTYRSSTDPVGHEVIWALGAGCRDIISLQVAPLHPCQQPTRFSNRCLQMIGRCWPHLRALGIGGAGCGVQGLASLARNCMRLQVLELDHVAEINQEVAAEMCREGLKGLEMLVLTSTPVTPKALLHFNSVCRNLKSIVVQVGIVDYFKEPHSPEAKKMFEEMVNKLQALRKRPGFSKILHIKVEGGC
- the FBXO41 gene encoding F-box only protein 41 isoform X2, which codes for MASLDLPYRCPRCGEHKRFRSLSSLRAHLEYNHTYETLYVLSKTNSICDAAVFPLAADGALLTPAARRDYFESTSFQGKEQRFSCDLVPAEELEPAPSSSPSPRYVHEIEIPLTEIFTRGKAVAPAPTPPAAMDAAYEEGLARLKIRAFEKLEVDKRLEKLTEEVEQKIASQVGRLQVELDRKSSELEKAKQESLRLSREKQELEDRASELSRQVDVSVEMLASLKQDLVQKEQELTRKQQEVLQIDQFLKETAAREANAKVRLQHFIEELLDRADRAEKQLQIISSSCGTTPNGSLGRCGTPGAKAIGRPRERHPGPGPAVHGPYAIPNQRSSSSTGASSRAKAVSQSSGCYDSDSAEPCPTDDTADGHPYAARDGGRGSGLRRQAIQNWHRRPYRNSTEGEEGDVSDVGSRTTESEAEGWDPEVPGIAASRHPGSCRLTARSEGAMCKGGRLERGSPGHSSEVISPEILKMRAALFCIFTYLDTKTLLRAAEVCKDWKFVARHPAVWTRVLLENARVSSKFLAMLSQWCTQMHSLTLQNLKPRQRGKKESKEDYMKSTRGCLEAGLESLLKATGSNLLILRISHCPNVLTDRSLWLASCYCRALQAVTYRSSTDPVGHEVIWALGAGCRDIISLQVAPLHPCQQPTRFSNRCLQMIGRCWPHLRALGIGGAGCGVQGLASLARNCMRLQVLELDHVAEINQEVAAEMCREGLKGLEMLVLTSTPVTPKALLHFNSVCRNLKSIVVQVGIVDYFKEPHSPEAKKMFEEMVNKLQEHQGAETQTHIHPWARGHLQRSFGDPLLAHHHANGSVLMSPAPKYRCPLEKVP
- the FBXO41 gene encoding F-box only protein 41 isoform X1, which gives rise to MASLDLPYRCPRCGEHKRFRSLSSLRAHLEYNHTYETLYVLSKTNSICDAAVFPLAADGALLTPAARRDYFESTSFQGKEQRFSCDLVPAEELEPAPSSSPSPRYVHEIEIPLTEIFTRGKAVAPAPTPPAAMDAAYEEGLARLKIRAFEKLEVDKRLEKLTEEVEQKIASQVGRLQVELDRKSSELEKAKQESLRLSREKQELEDRASELSRQVDVSVEMLASLKQDLVQKEQELTRKQQEVLQIDQFLKETAAREANAKVRLQHFIEELLDRADRAEKQLQIISSSCGTTPNGSLGRCGTPGAKAIGRPVPARAQRERHPGPGPAVHGPYAIPNQRSSSSTGASSRAKAVSQSSGCYDSDSAEPCPTDDTADGHPYAARDGGRGSGLRRQAIQNWHRRPYRNSTEGEEGDVSDVGSRTTESEAEGWDPEVPGIAASRHPGSCRLTARSEGAMCKGGRLERGSPGHSSEVISPEILKMRAALFCIFTYLDTKTLLRAAEVCKDWKFVARHPAVWTRVLLENARVSSKFLAMLSQWCTQMHSLTLQNLKPRQRGKKESKEDYMKSTRGCLEAGLESLLKATGSNLLILRISHCPNVLTDRSLWLASCYCRALQAVTYRSSTDPVGHEVIWALGAGCRDIISLQVAPLHPCQQPTRFSNRCLQMIGRCWPHLRALGIGGAGCGVQGLASLARNCMRLQVLELDHVAEINQEVAAEMCREGLKGLEMLVLTSTPVTPKALLHFNSVCRNLKSIVVQVGIVDYFKEPHSPEAKKMFEEMVNKLQEHQGAETQTHIHPWARGHLQRSFGDPLLAHHHANGSVLMSPAPKYRCPLEKVP